The DNA sequence CGGAAGAGCGTCGTGTGGCCCCCCGAGCCGGGCGCCGGCGGCGTCATCACCCAGCCGACGGCGGCGGGAGCGCCGGGCGCCAGATGCCGCGACGGGAGCGGGAGCGACTCGGGCAGCTCGGGGAGGATGTCATCGAGGTCCAGGTTGAAGCGGAGCTCGGCGGCACCGGTTGCGATGTAGGCGCGCTGAGCAAGCCGCTGCGCCACGCCCCGGACGCCCACGTCGCGGGCCCTCCGCGCCTTCGACGCGACCCCTCCGATCCAGCTCATCGCTCCGCCTCCCCCTCAGACACCAAAGACCATCCACCGCAGGTAGTACGACTCGTCCCGCACCCTCCGGCGCAGGCGGCGCGCGGTCGCTCCGACCCGCCCCACGCGGCCCGACTCGCGCTGCGCCCCGAGGCGGCGGACCGACCTCCAGGAGGCGCTCTCCGGCCAGGTGCTGCGAGCGAAGTCGACGAGCTGCTCCGACAGCGACGACTCCCGGCGCCGGTCCTGCGCCGCGGATGCGAATCGCAGGGCGTCGGCGGCCAGGGCGCGGCGCGCCAGCGCTTCGAGGCGCGCCGCGTCCGGAAGACGATCAGCCGTTGCGGCGAGCGCCCGGCGGAAAGCCTCGGACCGCGCCTCCAGGTCGACGAGCACCCCGGCTCCGTCCGTCTCGCTCATGCTGCTCGCGTGCTCGCGGTGCAGCGCCTGGTCGGCCCCGCGGATGTAGCCGATGTCGCTGACCGCCGCGATCCGCAGCGAGATCTCCATGTCGGGCGCGTACGGCACCGCCGGGTCCATGGGCCCGAGCTCGCGCAGCAGGGAGCTCCTCAGCACCATCTCCGGGTTCGTGATCGCGCTCACCCCGAGCCGGCAGCGCTCCTCCAGCCAGCGATGACCCGCCCACACGTCCCACCGGACCTCGGAGACCCGGCCCTCGGGAGGCTCGGGCGTCGAGAAGTGGTACGGGTGGCCGTACACGAGGCCCAGCTCGGGGTGCGCCTCGAACAGCGCGACGGCGCGGCCGAGGGCTCCGGGGGCGAGCAGGTCGTCGGCGTCGAGCTTGACGACGTACTCGCCGCTCGACGCCTCCCACCCGGCATTGAACGACCGGACGTGGCCCGAGTTCACCTCGTTGACGATGAGGCGGACCTCGGGATGCTCGGCGGTGATCCGCCGGGCGACCTCGCGGCTGTCGTCCGTGGACCGGTCGTCCACCACGATCACCTCGACATCGACGCCGGTCTGCTCGAGCGCGCTCCCGACCGCCTCCGGAAGGTACCGGCCGTAGTTGAAGCACGGGATGACCACGCTGACCGTCGCTGGCCCCTTCGGGACCACACGTCTCGCGGTTTCGGTCGACGCCCGGCTCGGGATGCCGCGCGCGAGGCGCGCGGCGGTCCGCAGCAGCCGGTCGTCCAGGAGGTGTTCCTCCTGATACCGCCGCCAGCGGCCGGCCGGGTGCGCGGCCGGTGCCGCCGTCCGGGTGCTCATGCGGGTTCTCCTTCCGGTTCGGCGGCGGGGAGGCGCTGCAGGTGCCGCCGCAGCCACGGGAGCACCAGCGCGGCGTAGACGCCGACCGCTGCGAGACCGCCCGCGAGGAGGGGCAGGAGGTCGCCCGGGATGAACTCCCGGGCGAGCAGCGCGACGGCCACGGCGGGCACGGTCGCCACCGTCGGCCACCACGCGGCCCGGAGCAGGCCCCCGAACCTCACGCCCGTCGGCCGCAGCGCCACGGCGTAGAGCGGCAGGATCACCACGAACGCGACGACGAGGTGGACCCAGGCGGCGCCGATGATGCCGTACATCCGCGTGGCGAAGATCATGCCCACGGTCAGCGCGACCAGCCACACGATCTGGATCCACAGCACCGGGCGCGATCGGCCGAGGGCGTAGAGGTAGCCCGCGAAGATGTCGAAGGCGACCCGGAGGCTCCCGTACAGGCCGAGAGCCGCGAGAACCGGTGCCGCGGGCAGCCACTTCGTGCCGTACACGACCGAGATCAGCGGCGCGCTGAGCGCTGCGAGGACAGCACCGACCGGCAGGGCGCCGGCCCACGCGATCGCGGTCAGCGTCGCGAGCTGGTCACCGCCTCCCGACCGGGCCCGCGAGAAGTACGGCAGCGAGATGGAGCGCACCACCTGGGACAGCGCGCTCATCGGCCAGCCCGAGATGTTGAACGCGAGCACGTAGTAGCCGAGGAGGGTCGCTCCGGTCACCCGCGCGAGGACCACGTTGTCGACGTTGAGGAGCGCCCAGGACAGCAGATTCGCCCCGGCGATCGGCAGGCCGAACGCGAGGACCCGGCCGACGACGGAACGGTCGATCGAGTACCTCGGCTTGACCCGCGCGAACGCGAACTGCATCGCCGACGAGACCAGTTGCGCTGCGACCCGGCCGATGGCCAGCCCGAGGACCCCGAAGCCGAGTCCGACGAGCGTCAGCGTCACGACGGTCGAGACCACGAAGTCGGCGACACCGACGAAGAACATCTCCCGCTGCTGGAACCGCCGCTGCAGGTAGCCGAACGGCACCACCGTGGCGCCGGAGAGCACGAGCGTGAACGCGAGCACAGCGATCGCCGGTCCTGCGGACGGACTGCCGAGCAGCGATGCGAGCGACGAGCTCGCGGCCATCGTGACAGCGGCCATCACGGTCCCGCTGGCGAGGCCGAGCGTGGCGACCGTCGGTGCGATCCGGTCGGGCTCGTCGGAGCGGATCAGGTCGGCCGAGAGGCCGAGGTCGGCCACGGTGATCAGGATGGACTGCACGGTCAGCGCGACGGCGTACACGCCGAACTGCTCCGGCGCCAGGATGCGCGCCAGCACGATGCCGACGACGAGGCCGCCGAGGCGGAGCACGATCGTGCTCACGCCGCTCCACGCCGCGCCGCGTGCCGCTCGGCGGCCGAGGGAGGGCTGGGCGTCGGCCATGTCGGTCCCGTGCGTCACAGTCCCACCGCCGTGTGGCGACGGGAGCGGATCTTCCAGCGGACGTCCTCGACGAGCCGGACGAACCGGGCCGAGTCGAAGCGGGCGCCGTCGCTGGAGGCGAGATCCGCCCAGCGCCAGGCCGCCGACCCGACCGACCGCGGGCTGGTCTCGCGGGCGAAATCACGCAGGGCCGAGAGGACGGCGGCCGGTGCGCCGTTCGACTCGAGGAGGGCGGACCGGAGGAGCGCCTCCCTCGCGACGGATCGGCGGGAGGCCTCGACCAGGGCGTGCGCGTCCCGGAGGCGTGCTCCCTCCCGGGTGAAGAACCGCTCGTAGACGTCGCGGACCTGCGCCATGTCGTCCGTCGCACCAGCGAAATCCGTTGAATGCATGTTTTCACCGTGATCGCGATAGCAGGCCTGGCGGGGGCCGCCGACGAAGCCGATGTCGGCGAACGAGGCCGCCTGCAACCACATGTACATGTCCGCGGCGTGCGGGAAGTCGGGGTCGTAGCCCCCGGTGCGCTCGTACACCGTGCGGCGCAGGACCACCTCGGGGTTCACGATCGAGTTGCGCCCGCGGCGGACGACACGGCGGAGCCAGTCCTCGCCGTTCCAGATCCGCCACCAGACCCGCCCGGAGCGCACGGCCGGCACCTCGTCGTGGAAGTACTCGACTCCGCCGTACACCAGGCCGACCCGGGGGTGCGCCTCCATGAGCGCCGTCGCCCGGGTGAGCGAATCGGGCGTGAGGGCGTCGTCGGCCGAGAGCAGGACGACGTAGTCCCCGGTCGCGCGCGCGAGCCCGTCGTTGTACGTGCGGATGTGGCGCAGGTTGACCTCGTGCTCGACGAGGGTGACGCGATCGTTCTCGGCGGCGATCCCGCGCGCGACCTCGAGGCTGCCGTCGGTCGACCTGTCGTCGACGATGATGACGTCGACGTCGACGCCCTGCTGGTCCAGCGCGGAGGCGACCGCCGTCGGCAGGTAGCGTCCGTAGTTGTAGTGGGGGATGACGACGGTGACCGAGGGTCGCCCGTCCAGCGCCCGCGGAGGCAGGATGCTCACGATCGCCGCCCCCTCATCTCGGACTGAGTCATTCTCACCTTTGAAGGGTGTCATAGCGTTTTGCGAACCGTAAACCCCCTCATCCGAGGGGGCGTCAGCCGGGCGCGAGCGCCGGGCGCTGCGCGGGAACGTGATCATGTCCGTCCCTCCTCAGCGCACGACCGACGGCGACCAGGCGTGCCGGAGGAACACCGCCGGGGGCGCCGACCCGTCCGCCTTGACGGAGTACACCGTGCTGTCCCCGGGCGCTGCCGGATCGGCGAGACCGTAGAGCAGCGTGCCGTCGTCCAGCCACTCGACCTGGTCGTCCACGCTGACGGAGGCCGGGATGGGCAGCTCGCGCTCGACGCCGGTCGCGAAGTCGAGCACAGCCAGCGTCCAGTGCTTGGTCGCGGTGGTCGAGATGTTCTTCTTGTAAGCGACGCGCGTGCCGTCGGGCGACAGGGAGGGGCACTCCGCGCCGTCCTTGATCGCCACGAGGGCGCGCGCCCGGAGATTCCCCCGGGCCAGCCAGAGGTGGCCGCCCGATGACACGGTCGCGAAGAAGGTGTTGTCGTCCGACGCGAACGTCACTCCCCAGATGATGCGGTCGGCGGTCACCTTCTGGCCGTCGACGAAGAGCGAGAAGCCCTCGAGGTTGCCGTAGTCGACCCCGTTCACCGCCGAGATGGTCGTCCTGGTGTCGAATCCCGCCGTTCCATAGGAGGAGCCGGTGACGAACGACGTCTGGGCGACGAGCGATGAGTCGGGCGAGATGCGGGTCCGGCTCGGGAAGCCGGGCAGCGGCCACGACTTGAGAGAGTCGCCCGCAGCGTCGTACAGGGTGGCGCCGAACGACGTCACGGCGCCCGCATCGGTGTGCAGGCACATCAGGTCCTCGTGCGTGGCGTACACGCGATCGCAGTGCACACCGAGGGAGGTCCGCACCGCCGAGGGGTCCGAGAGCGGCACGGAGGCCACCTCGCCGTAGTGCGCGCCCGGCGACGTGTCGCGGAAGATCAGCACCCTCCCTCCCGGGACCACCGGTCGGGGTGTCGACGCGGCGACCGCGGTCGCGCGCGATTGCAGCCCGGCGATGGCGACGCCCGCGTACGCGATCGCCGCACCCAGGGCGACCGCCGTCAGCACCCCCAGCGCCCAGGTCAGCCGTCGCCCGTTCACGGCGTCATTCTCCGCGGCGCCGGGAACCGGCCGCAACCACGCATGCCTTCTGCTCCCCGCCGCTGCGCGACGGGGGTCCACGAGTACCGCACGGTCAGCCCTGTGCCGTGAAGGCGGCGTACAGCGTGTAGGTCGTCCCGCTCTTGCCGGTGGAGGCGGTCAGCGTCACCGAGTCGCTCCCCCGGCTGAACAGGAGGGACGTCGCTCCGGAGAGCGCCGGCGCTGCCGTGTCGTACATGCCGTACTTCGCGAGCGCGGAGCGGTAGAAGGCTAGGACGTCGGTCACGCCCTGCGTCGACGTGGCGGTCAGCGTCACCTGGAGACGGTCGCCCTGGGCCGCGACCGAGCTCGTCTGGACCGCCGAGCCGGGCGCCTGCGGCAGCACCGCCGCCGGATACCCGGTGACCAGCTTGCCGACCGCCGAGGCGGATTTCGGCAGCGGGGGCGCGATCGGGTGCGGGAGGGCCGTCG is a window from the Leifsonia sp. AG29 genome containing:
- a CDS encoding glycosyltransferase family 2 protein encodes the protein MSILPPRALDGRPSVTVVIPHYNYGRYLPTAVASALDQQGVDVDVIIVDDRSTDGSLEVARGIAAENDRVTLVEHEVNLRHIRTYNDGLARATGDYVVLLSADDALTPDSLTRATALMEAHPRVGLVYGGVEYFHDEVPAVRSGRVWWRIWNGEDWLRRVVRRGRNSIVNPEVVLRRTVYERTGGYDPDFPHAADMYMWLQAASFADIGFVGGPRQACYRDHGENMHSTDFAGATDDMAQVRDVYERFFTREGARLRDAHALVEASRRSVAREALLRSALLESNGAPAAVLSALRDFARETSPRSVGSAAWRWADLASSDGARFDSARFVRLVEDVRWKIRSRRHTAVGL
- a CDS encoding oligosaccharide flippase family protein, whose translation is MADAQPSLGRRAARGAAWSGVSTIVLRLGGLVVGIVLARILAPEQFGVYAVALTVQSILITVADLGLSADLIRSDEPDRIAPTVATLGLASGTVMAAVTMAASSSLASLLGSPSAGPAIAVLAFTLVLSGATVVPFGYLQRRFQQREMFFVGVADFVVSTVVTLTLVGLGFGVLGLAIGRVAAQLVSSAMQFAFARVKPRYSIDRSVVGRVLAFGLPIAGANLLSWALLNVDNVVLARVTGATLLGYYVLAFNISGWPMSALSQVVRSISLPYFSRARSGGGDQLATLTAIAWAGALPVGAVLAALSAPLISVVYGTKWLPAAPVLAALGLYGSLRVAFDIFAGYLYALGRSRPVLWIQIVWLVALTVGMIFATRMYGIIGAAWVHLVVAFVVILPLYAVALRPTGVRFGGLLRAAWWPTVATVPAVAVALLAREFIPGDLLPLLAGGLAAVGVYAALVLPWLRRHLQRLPAAEPEGEPA
- a CDS encoding glycosyltransferase family 2 protein; protein product: MSTRTAAPAAHPAGRWRRYQEEHLLDDRLLRTAARLARGIPSRASTETARRVVPKGPATVSVVIPCFNYGRYLPEAVGSALEQTGVDVEVIVVDDRSTDDSREVARRITAEHPEVRLIVNEVNSGHVRSFNAGWEASSGEYVVKLDADDLLAPGALGRAVALFEAHPELGLVYGHPYHFSTPEPPEGRVSEVRWDVWAGHRWLEERCRLGVSAITNPEMVLRSSLLRELGPMDPAVPYAPDMEISLRIAAVSDIGYIRGADQALHREHASSMSETDGAGVLVDLEARSEAFRRALAATADRLPDAARLEALARRALAADALRFASAAQDRRRESSLSEQLVDFARSTWPESASWRSVRRLGAQRESGRVGRVGATARRLRRRVRDESYYLRWMVFGV